The DNA window ATGCAGAATGTTTCTAAGATGAGAATCGGTCTTGCACAAAAAGGCAGATCTCATCAAAGTTCCTTTCCCTTAAGAAGTATATTCTTTCGCATGGTATCAATAATCTAACTTAAAACAAGAACACATTTTTATGGTAGTCCAAAATAGTCAGTTGGAAGCAACATTACCATTACTTCCTAGACCACCGTACGTTTTCAAAAACTTGAAGTGCATTGTTATACTGTAGCATTTTGGCACAAAAGAAGACTTGCTTTGTCTTAACTCTTACATAGCCCATTTATTATGCCTCACAGTCTTCGGTCCTTGGAGCAGAAGCGATTTGTTTAGCTTTACATCCGTCCCAGGGTATCATTTCTAATACATCAGTGGGGCCCGTAAAGGGGTTGTGGATACTGCTGTACGAACATCCGATGCTGGATATCTCATGCGCAGGCTTCTTGAAGTAGTTCAACACATTGCTATACGTCGAATAGATTGTGGTACTATCCGTGGTATTTCTGTGAGTCCTCATAATGAGATCATGACAGAAAGTATTTTTATCCAAACATTAATTGGTCAGTGCGGCTCTGTCGTCGCCGGTGAGTCTATCTATTTGAAATTATAAGAACTCCAGAGTCTACCCCCCCTTCCCTTCCGTACCATCCCCCAAAAAGGGGGATAGTTAACAGAGCCAAACATCCATTTTTGGataaactaaaataaagatGTTGCGGAGACAGGATTTGAACCCGTGACCTCAAGGTTATGAGCCTTGCGAGCTACCAAACTGCTCTACCCCTGTTAATTATATTCAACTCTCCAGTCCTAGTTCAGTACAGAGGTAAAAGATATTCAAGATTAATAGAAAATGACGTATTGAAGTTCACTAGCATCTCAGGGTCGAAATCATTTAATGAGTTGCAGAATCAACTAGATTCGGTTTTTATTAATTTTGGGTGGTGAATCTCGAGATCATGAGATTCATATCATAAGATAATGTTCATCTAAATGCATCAAGGATAACAGTATAAAATTACCATAACTCAACCTATATTACCAGATGACAGGAAATTCCATTAATTCTAGTTTCCTAGACAAATATGTCTGCTGAAATAAACGACCAACTGTTAATTAGTAGTAAAACATCCAACAAGTGCCAAGGAAGAAGATGAAACAGAAACCAAAAGGCAGAGCAATTTCATGTGACCGGGATCCCTAAATTTCAGCAAAAATCTAGAGGAAACAAAAGGGTAAAAAAATAAATCTTCGGAATGAAGATACAGAAGCCCGTAACTGTCACACAATTTAGTAGCATTAGCAAAGCTGTACCTGTTTATATCGCTGCCTCCTCAATTCAACCTGCAAAATGGATGCCATTTATTTACAAAATTACTCAAAATGATTAAAAAAGGATAGATATTAACGACAACATGGTAAGAGTAGACACAAGTATCCATCGCCAAATAACACGATCTGCAAATTTAAGAGTACAGTGTGTTTCATAGCCAGATAGTTGATTACTGAATGACTTAcgagaaataaagaaaaaataacaaatatgtGATTCCCACATCAACGAGGAGATGCAAAACCAGTGCCATCCAAAGTGTTTGAAGTTTGAACCAGATGATCAAATGATAAGTCAACACAACTGATTTCAAAATGTAGACAtcataaagaaaaatagaaatgGTTCACAACATACTACTAACTGCATATCTTAACAGTAAATAGTACTTGGGGGTGATTAGAAAACAGGCACACATTAATTTAGTCTAGCTAAGGTTGAATAATTTATATCCTAGTAACTAAATATCAATCCATGTGGAAACGACTCGGACTCATGTCCGATTATACTCTAGATTGACCTAGTGCAGTTGCTACTTGCCTATTCATAATCGCTTCAAGTCCATCACATACCGATATTTCAACTATTGCTTCTTAACATATTACAAGAATCAACTATTCTCCTGTTTCTGAAATAACTTCACACCCACAATTGTCACAAAAGCACGTAATAATTTGATCCAACAGAATTCAAATGGAAATGGCTGAAATCTgattcaaaatcaatctatAAAAAATGATACCTCTTCTGTCAAAAGCTCCGAGTTTTCATCCTCTAGTTTTGTCACCTGTGACTCCAACTCCACAGTATAAGCCTAGCATCAAATTCAATCATAggacaataaaaattaaacttttACCGAAATCAAGAAGAAAATAGACAATCAAAatcaaaaaaaaatacaaaaagagaGATAAAGAAACCTGTTTTCTCTCCCTGGACCTAGCGGCCGATTCCCTATTCTTGATCATTCTCCTCTGCTTCTGCTGAGTGGCCTTGTCCAGCGGCGCCTCCTCCACCGTCGCCCTCCTCTTCCCTCTGCCTCCGCCTCCGCCCACAGAAGCCACCCCATTCCCGAACTCCATTCCAAACCCTCCCGCACCCATGCCATTCTGCACGCACACAACCGGGGCAAACTGAACCGCCGGGACCCCTGTTGCAGAACTCATCATATCCATCTGCGGTTGCGGCGGCGGAGCCGGAGCCATCTTCACCGCCTCCGAGACCCCAACATCCTCCTCATTCACCACCCCGGCCTTCGCCAGAAAAACCTCCAGCGTCATCGCCGGCTCCCCAGCCCCGGCGCCTCCACTCACAATATCCCTCCACACCTCGTCCACCGTCTTACTCCCATTCTTCATACCCTCACCGGAATTGTTCTCCGGCGCGAAAGAATCAGAATCTGAGTAGATATTATTGAGTATATCCTCCATGTTCATGGACCCGAATCCCCGACTGTAATCCGATTGAAGATTTGCAGCAGAATGTAAAGCGGGAGACGAGGTCTGAGCTGGCAGATCCGGATTGGGCGGTGAACTCGAAGCCATCACCTTTGAATACGCCATTTATGTACGGCTTTACCAACCTGCCGATTAAGCCGGAATTCAATCAGATATCTCTCCAGAAATTTGTATCTCCGATTAAAAATTACGACCCTTTTCGATCATTTACATGAAGAAAAAGAGAGAAATCGAAATCAATAGCGTTGGCGTCCGGTTGAGTTTGAATTTAACGCTTACAAGTTATGGGTTCAGTTAGCCAAGAAAACCCGAAAAAGGATATAAAAAGAAATGAAGACAAAAGCAGTGGGGTGAATCGGCTGCTTCTGCCTGTTATATCAAGACTTTTTCAGCTCTTGCTCTGTCATTAAAAGATTCCATTTttaaaatcaatatattttctcaaattaataaatattttacacagattaattataattatattttctaaataaatggAATAATTATTCACTCATTTATATGTTTAAAAGCTCAAATACTTTGTATATATTAATGTACCTCTGAAGGTGTGGCGTGTTTGTACCATTGAAATAATGATTAATATATGATAATGATGTATCCAAAACTTTTACCTTATATTCGGTTTGATGAGCTTTGTCATACGATCTACTTGGTTTGGGTCTGCAGCTAAAGACTGGTGCAGGTCCACACAGACGAACAATAGTAAGGGTGCCAAAGATGTTTTCGATATAGCATCTCTGATACTTAAGTCAGTGCTCGAACAAAACTTAATGGTGCAGAAGAGTAGTTCTAATTGAGAATCATGAGTGAATGAATCAAACAATAATGCATACCTATGTATTTATAGGAGTTGGGTGGAATTAGTTATCTTATTGAGCAAAGACCCTAGGGAAGTTTCTCTACTAGGATAAATTGTTATCTGATTTGCGTTGATCCGTATAATATCTTCGTAGATTAAGGTGTATACCGAGATCCTTGGGATTTTTCCTGATTTAGATGGATTTAAAAGCGCACTCCATATCATGTGAGTTCCTTTCCTAATGCACAGAGACTTGTTGTTTTGGTTCGGGTGAAGTCCGAACAGAGGGGTAAAGAATATAATCTAGTCATCTTATCAATGCCAGGCACGAGACAATGCTTGACCTCCAGGTTGGGATTTACATCATACTTTTCCATACCCCTTTCTTAAGTGTCTTCGAACCCCAAATTTGAGTGAGCTAGATTTCAAGCTAGTAAGAGTTCGAGAATGAGGGGCAAGGGTTCGAGCTAGTAAGGGTTCGAGAATGATAAGCTAGGGTTTGAGAAGTTGGGCTAGGGTTCAAGAATTATGAGGGATCGGGATGACCAAGACTATATTTTGGGGCATCAATAGTACCTCACCGTTTCGGTATAAAAAAGAGAATGATGTTTAGACCAAATAGTAGGCATG is part of the Primulina eburnea isolate SZY01 chromosome 1, ASM2296580v1, whole genome shotgun sequence genome and encodes:
- the LOC140829551 gene encoding bZIP transcription factor 12-like — its product is MAYSKVMASSSPPNPDLPAQTSSPALHSAANLQSDYSRGFGSMNMEDILNNIYSDSDSFAPENNSGEGMKNGSKTVDEVWRDIVSGGAGAGEPAMTLEVFLAKAGVVNEEDVGVSEAVKMAPAPPPQPQMDMMSSATGVPAVQFAPVVCVQNGMGAGGFGMEFGNGVASVGGGGGRGKRRATVEEAPLDKATQQKQRRMIKNRESAARSRERKQAYTVELESQVTKLEDENSELLTEEVELRRQRYKQLMENLIPVTEKRRPPRVLRRIHSMNW